The Hevea brasiliensis isolate MT/VB/25A 57/8 chromosome 1, ASM3005281v1, whole genome shotgun sequence DNA segment CTCTCTTGTTCTCTCAAAACAATTTTTCCTCATATTTGTTATAAAATTTATGCTAACTTGTGCTATAGTCATAGTTATTAAAGATGCGTCTCAGGCTCGAACCCTAGCGCCTTATGCGCCTAGGTGTGCGCCTTTGTTTCAGGCACAAGATTCTAGAAAGGCATGCtttctttatttctatctttagcgAGCAATTTCATTAGCAAAAAGGACAACCACTTAACTCAAATCAGCAAACCCAATTCAAGATATAtgccaaagaaaaaaaagaaaagcatcacatttatttgatttttatgaactttttaaatttattacTTTTGCACCTCACCTTGCTCAGGCGCAAGAGCGCGCCTGAGCCTTGCGCCTAGGCTTTAGGACTCCTTGGCGCTTTAgtgcgccttgagcctttaataactatgctcATAGCACACTACCATTTCAAAGACACATGTGTTGCACAGTTGCTAGATGCTGCTTTCTTTAAAACACCATTTCGTTGTTTGTTCTACTGATCCACTTCTTTTTGGGTTCACTTTGGGTGCAGAATGGGATGCTGCAGCTGAACCAAGGCAATTTGCAGGAGCTGCTTCTACTGGCTGGGGTGAGTGAAGCAAGAGAAATTTTTTTATTCATCATCAGAACTATTAGTTTTTTTAATGGGATTTCGAAAGTTTTGACATTTACCTTGATTTATTGATTCTTGTCTACAATTGAGTTTCTGGCCTTTTTAATGTTGAAAAGGTTAATGGCGTGAAAAGAAAGTAGAATGGAATTATGAATTTACTGATTGAAAGGTTGTTCCGTTTTTAAAATCTGCAAGTAGTATTTGAACTATCACACAGGTAAAATGATCGTTTTTTGTAGGGTTGGGCATTGGTAAATTTGATTTGAAAgtttaaaaaattgaataaattgaaatttatagTAGATTAAATTAGGCTGAATTAaatgagagaaaataaaactCTTAACTCAAAATCTAGTTTGgttcaatttaaaatttagattttacGTCGAGtttgttttaatttatttcaaatttaattttagttatttttaattctaattttaaatcaaatatattaatttttcttttaaaaaattaaattaattaaattaaattaaatagacttaatctcttaaaattaataatcaaaatacattgaattactaagaaaataaaaatgaattttgaACTGAATCCTAATTCTAACCATTAGAGTCAACTGGTGTTTTGTAGCGTTCAACAAAATCAACCTTAGAAACGATTAAGAAAACATTTACAAGATTAATTCAGTGTTTAGATCCTACAGAGATTGGGGGGCCTAAGAACTCCAAATGAATTAGCTATGCTCTTGTGCTTCCTCGATCATACCCTTCTGGACTCAGGAGGTACACAATTCAAAAATGCTGCAACTCTTGAGACTTACATTAGCTTCAAGAAATGCTGGGCCGGTACTGAGTGTTATCTTTACAATGTTCTCTTGCTTTGTATTCTCCGTTTGATAATCCACATCCTTCGGATGGGATCAAAGAGATTATGGCTTGAGTAaattattatcatcacaaacgCAACGTTAGCTTATCATACGAAAAGTGTCTCCCCATGTGTTACCCAGTGCAGAAAGCGCTCTGACAATCCACCCATGAGGTCTTCGGAAGAGAGGTCGTCCGCAGTTTGATTTCTTCCCTGGAGGTAAAAGGGATGCTAAAATTAATATTTGAAACTAAAGAATGTAGGAAATTGAGATACAAATCGTCATGGCAAATGATAAGGTTTTAACACGAGGAGCGAAAACTAGCGAAAAGCCTTAATAAGTACACCATGGATTTACCATCTACAGACATTCCCAAATAGAGCCTTTATGGCAGAAGTGTGAAGATATTCAATACTGACCTTCAAGCTAGATCCAGACTCACTAGCAGATGTTTCGCTTTTCAGCTCATTCATAAGATATTCAGATGATAGGCCAGCAATTGACCTGCAACCATCAAAACTATCAGTAGCTGTATtgattattatttgtaatgttaaAGAACTCAATAGAACCATAAAAAAACACCTATCAGAAGGATCTTCTTCACAAGAATTCCCTGATGACGAAAGCCAGTCCATATCAAGAAAATTTGAGCAGCTACATGCATCCCCATGCTCTTCATAGCAAATATGATCACTGTCAAAGTATTCATCTTCTCCAGTATTTTTAAAAAGCTGCTGACGAGGCATTGAGGGAGTATACCTAAAATGACAGCCAACAGTTAAATCAACGGTAATGCAGTTTGAATACCCCTCTAATCAGTGTTCATCAACATTAAATAACATGTGTGAACACTTTATTTGTAAAGTTGGTTGAACACTTTCTAGCCTGATCTTTTATGGCGTTAGCTAAAACAAATGCTTATACGGATATGATGATGTAACATGGAGATGTAATTTAAAGAGACCTAGAGTATGATATGTCACTTTCGCAGGTGGAGATCTCTGGAGTTAAATCTGAAAGACCCTTATTAACTCCTTGCTCCTCAGAAAAAGGCTTATCATGTCCGACCTTGGTAGCTGCTACAAGATTGCCATCTGATAGTGATTTTTTGACGAATGACCTGAAGAGAATAGAATAGATAATAATGTTATGAGGTATTACACAAAAGGAACTGTTGGTTTTGGAAATTATTGAAGTGTAATCACCAATTCATCATAACGTCATAGAAACACTATCATCAGTTTGTATTACATCCACAAAAGCACAGAAAATCTACTGAACCAGAGTAAAATCCACTTTGTTTCATAAAACTTTCTTCAGATATGGATAGGTAAAAGAGCAAAGATATCTTGGCAAACTTTTGAACAAAAACCGAGAGCTTTGATCATGACAAAAAAGCTcctgtattaaaaaataataggcCCCCCTCCATCATCTCTTTATGCTGTCtggctactttttttttttcctcctccaTCTGATAAAAGCAATACGTGTGAATCTAACATGATTTCCTGTACTTTTTTGGCACTTTCAAGGAAACCACAATATTGCTTTAAAAAGGGGTTTGCTATTAAAACAACAGAGAATATTTGTAATCATGAGGAATGTAGTACCGAGCATCCTCATCAACAAAATCAGGACCACGCCCTCCAACATTGTAATGTTGATCTGAATCCAATTCCCATAATGCTGGCTTCCCCTGTTGCGGctggaagtgacctaaaaatctGCTTAGAAATTAAAATGTCATGAATTTTCCCATGCCAGTGCACCTCATATCAAAAAATGCAATTTGAGAACGCCTTGAAGCTTATAGCCCAGAAACAACTACTGATGCTTTTGAAAAATAGGGCCTATTTAACTTACACGTTAATAGCATCTTGTTTCTCAGCATCCATGTATGCATTGCTGTAATAACGCTGTAGAGTTCTAAAGAATTCTTGAGACTGAGTTGCAGCTTTCCACTGGCCTCTCCTTTCACAAAATATCTGTTTGACATCATTTCAAAACAGTGATAATGAGAACCAATGTATTCTAGTTTAAAGAAATCAAAGCATCCAAGGAAGAGAAGATCAAAAGAGACTTATCCGACATGCCAAAGGGGAACTTGTAATCTCAACAAGATTTCAATCTAAAGAAATAGATTTATTCTTTCAAGCCTACATAGAGTTCCAACTCTACAACTGTTCCATGAAGTGTAAAAATAAATTACTTTTAAGAGGAAAATCCAAAGCATAATGACAACACAATTGGCATGCTTGAATAGTTTATACTCATTTGAATGTTTTACACATCAGGCAGATGATGAATGCTTGAATGGCACTATGACTGGAACATAAGCTAGTTAACATATATCTTTCGGCCTAAATCGAGCTTTTGCATCACTTTATAACATATTTATTGAAAACGACCGCACTCAATTTCTTGGCTGTTTCTAAAATTCTAGACTTATTCATTATTTGCTAAAAAGCAATAGCCACACCCATGAGTTTATAATCATGGAGAAAAGAAACTCATTGAAATTCATCAAACAAAAGTTCAAACGCAATATACATTCCTATTGGCACGAAAGATCTGTTTCCAGTTGCATTTTTCATATCTACAAATTGTAAATTCAACCTTGTTCAGAAAGGATTACCTTGTTGTGTGCAGCAGAGCCACCATACTGCAGTGCAAGTGTGTCACCCATTGTCTCATAAATCCCCATTAAATCCTCTGCCAATGGATTATCTAAATCAATAATTGGTGATTCTATAAATCCAAGAGCATGCAGTTGGAAACCAAGAGCCACCAGACCGTAGGCATATTGGGCAACATTTGTGCGATCTAAACAATCTATGCAGTTAGTCCTTAGAACCCCATTTTGAAACATAGGGGCCTTGATACTTTGATTTCCATTTGCTTCACAATCCACATTGCCAATTCCTGAGTCCAAATGCCTTCCCAAGTCATTTTCATTGGAAGGATTTTTGAGAGAGCACTCATCATCATTTTTCCTGGACAACATTTGAATTGCCAACAGCATAAGTAGCTAGCAAGAATTAAGCATAAATGATAGTGAGATCATAGCAATGAGGCTAAAATGAGAAGTTGCAAACAGAGTACGATTTTCCATGAGCAACTTCTCAACATGATTAAATTCTTCTTTTCCCTCTCTTCCAAAGAATACTATCTAAGAGCATTCCACAAGCTACAGAAGCACCAACTTTGAGTAATAAATCAACTCTTGATTAAGAATCCTCACCATTAGAATTCAACAAAGCATAAATCAGATGCCTTAAATTACATTTATAAATTGTAAGTGGGCTCAAAAAGCAATGCCAAAAGATTGTTTGAAAGGACAATGGATTCTCAGAGAAATCCATTTCATGAGAGGAAACGAAAAGATGCTGTAAAAAAGTTAGAAGCCAAAGTGTTAACTTACTCAGAGTAGGATAACAACCCCATGGGTCTTAGACTTGGAGTAACTTGACAATAAAAGATGCCAGTCAAGTTCAATGCATATGCTGCCACTTTCCCAAGAAGTGACAACACATTGGTAGCTCTGTTCAAAAACAACCAAAGCGTAATCACattaataacactaaaataactgGAGAAAGGGGAGGAGAAGGGAGAGAGGGGGGGAGAGGGAGCAATGCAAGCTTAGTACTTTCTGGAATGTCTATGCAAATCCCAGTGGAGGAACCTTAGGCGCTTATCCTCAGATAGGCCTTTATTTAAATATCTGATGGCATTGGAAAACTCTGCACGGAGTATACTTTCTCGAGGCTTCTTTTCGTGCGTCTGTTAATCATCAATATAATTGCCAAAAGATGATGAGAATGACAAAGACACTGTAAATCCACTTTCATGCCaaggaaattaaagaaatatGGCATGTATATATACAAGTTATATAACAAATTTTCCCTTAATAGTTGCAGGATCCTACCTTtattaaattcaaaataattatCGGGTTCCCATATCTCTTTGCAAGATTTTCAAAATGAAGCTTTGTTGCCTCATAGTTTTGGTCCTTCTTCAATACTGTAAACAGAACAAGAAATCAGCACACTTAACAAAAAAAACAGAGAAAATTACAGTTTGGTGTGCCAAAATCATACATCTAATGTCAGGTTTAATATTCAATCGTGAAGTTTCCTGGGACCAGAAAAGTGGGATTGAACCCCGATGCTGCACAACAGAACTTATTTGCACCGGATATCCCTCAGGAACATCTTCAAACACAATTTGTTCTGTCTCAACATCATTGGCCACTCTACCCTTATCATTCACACCACGTTTTAAATATCTATACAAGAAAAGATAGGGAGTAAATAAATTTCATTACAAGAGCAGCAGGAATGCTTGGGGAAAAAAGAAGATAAATTACAGAATTAGTCAATGCAATATTTTGAAGGAGATATTCAGGAACAGAATATGAAGTTGAgacagcaaaaagaaaaaaaaaaaaaaactcttacaACTATTCAAATAATCCGGCGGGCAAGTTGCTCTAGAAGTTCAAAAGACTATTCATACCTTGTGCCAGCATAATGCCGAGAACGTCTGGCAATTAGAGTCAACTTAAAGTCCCTACCAGATGCCGAAAGTTTGACCTGGATACCAAATCAGGAAACCACAGAAAACAGATataaagcttgcacaaattttgTTTTATAATTGCATAGAATTTACCAAAAATAAGGAACAAATGCAAGGTGAAGTTGAAATAACTTCCTTGTACACTGGCTCAGCTTACAAAAGGACCGTGTACTTAATTTAGTTATTCTTGCTAAAGCAACTCCATTGGCTCCCAACTAAAAAATGGGATGAAATTTACAACCTTGATAACTTCAAAGAGAGGCTATACAATGAAATAGGAAGCGAAAAATGGAATAGAGAAGATGCACATTGAAAAATATCATATTGCCACAATATGTATCAGATATTGAAGATAAGTACCATTTCAATTTCCCACTTAAGAAAAGATACAGAGCCACTGCTCTTTTCatgcatataatatttataagCATTTAGATACATGGAGTGTGTTAAAATTAAATGCACCTGTTTAAAGAAGCCATATACTAATGCCACTGTCCATAGAGTATTCTTGAGGTTATTCCGGATTCCTTGAGTTAAGAATTCATTCCAAACAAACATTGTTTCATAGTGAGCTTTCCCTATCTTGTTGTTATATAAATTCTTTTGAAGACAATGCATGACATGATATGAGTAGCTGAAAAAGAAGTCCCTTGTAAGATCCATGGTGCATAAGAGCTTCTTGTATCTACA contains these protein-coding regions:
- the LOC110633426 gene encoding phosphoinositide phosphatase SAC2 — its product is MDMETNWSVGKPDPNSSYLQKFRLYETRSNFYMIGRDKNRTFWRVLKIDRLEPSELCILEDSTIYSESECCDLLRRIHEGNKSTGGLRFVTTSYGIVGFIKFLGPYYMLLITKRRKIGAICGHAIYAITKSEMIPIPNSSVRSNMTNSKNENRYKKLLCTMDLTRDFFFSYSYHVMHCLQKNLYNNKIGKAHYETMFVWNEFLTQGIRNNLKNTLWTVALVYGFFKQVKLSASGRDFKLTLIARRSRHYAGTRYLKRGVNDKGRVANDVETEQIVFEDVPEGYPVQISSVVQHRGSIPLFWSQETSRLNIKPDIRLLKKDQNYEATKLHFENLAKRYGNPIIILNLIKTHEKKPRESILRAEFSNAIRYLNKGLSEDKRLRFLHWDLHRHSRKATNVLSLLGKVAAYALNLTGIFYCQVTPSLRPMGLLSYSEKNDDECSLKNPSNENDLGRHLDSGIGNVDCEANGNQSIKAPMFQNGVLRTNCIDCLDRTNVAQYAYGLVALGFQLHALGFIESPIIDLDNPLAEDLMGIYETMGDTLALQYGGSAAHNKIFCERRGQWKAATQSQEFFRTLQRYYSNAYMDAEKQDAINVFLGHFQPQQGKPALWELDSDQHYNVGGRGPDFVDEDARSFVKKSLSDGNLVAATKVGHDKPFSEEQGVNKGLSDLTPEISTCESDISYSRYTPSMPRQQLFKNTGEDEYFDSDHICYEEHGDACSCSNFLDMDWLSSSGNSCEEDPSDRSIAGLSSEYLMNELKSETSASESGSSLKGRNQTADDLSSEDLMGGLSERFLHWVTHGETLFV